One Dialister invisus DSM 15470 genomic region harbors:
- a CDS encoding glutamine synthetase encodes MNKDLLYWIPAGQYGKEGVLSLLAQHPEIRFVSLIGIDLAGNDTDEKIPIEIFMKDYDDFFAGKAVQTDGSSVVFMNIATLNDARVDFVADSTVNWYVDYNDENVDDATGLPVGTLRIPSFLIHNDKFIDSRSILKRSCDYVAEELKKLIAGKTIKGMENFPTGEIQDIVFTTGTELEFWVKTPSEKETVQHLSISQRLKEQYWQRMRGNVRTAMEQAIEELDARGMHVEMGHKEVGGIKSKVDDGGHIFDVCEQLELDWLFSTNPLQAADNELTARIIIREVFRRNGLDVSFKAKPIIGVAGNGEHTHVGFAARLKNGKVLNLLAPEDLKKEYLSTIGYGFIMGVLNNYEATNPFISSTTDAFNRLKPGFEAPVCIVTSLGHKPEQPSRNRSILIGLIRDLGNPKATRFELRAPNPFTNTYLAVSCLYLTALDGVKYAVNCGKTPDELLKELSKTAGEDADYLQKEREYRCEKNVFEDYTQEERDAVFGKPPATVWENVKIMKENPDKVAVLTQGDGISDAIVDSFVAGIVYRWENELIDRLIPDTEAAVKRYKKLIHEDELDEERWDSISAKRIELIKDGRHKKCICTKLKEALKRKDYDMASNLQREMVRKAEALGEEYRIYALNIID; translated from the coding sequence ATGAACAAAGATTTGCTGTATTGGATTCCGGCAGGACAGTATGGGAAAGAGGGTGTTCTTTCTTTACTGGCACAGCATCCTGAAATCAGATTTGTATCGCTCATCGGAATCGATCTTGCAGGCAATGATACAGATGAGAAAATTCCGATTGAAATATTTATGAAAGACTATGATGATTTCTTTGCGGGAAAAGCCGTGCAGACGGACGGCTCTTCTGTTGTATTTATGAATATAGCCACCTTGAATGATGCCAGAGTTGATTTTGTTGCAGACAGCACAGTTAACTGGTATGTAGATTATAATGACGAAAATGTGGACGATGCGACGGGACTGCCGGTGGGAACGCTGCGTATTCCCAGTTTTCTTATACACAATGACAAATTTATTGATTCCCGTTCTATTTTGAAACGGTCTTGTGATTATGTGGCGGAAGAATTAAAAAAACTCATTGCGGGAAAAACCATAAAGGGGATGGAGAATTTTCCGACAGGTGAAATTCAGGATATTGTTTTTACAACGGGTACCGAATTGGAATTTTGGGTAAAGACGCCGAGTGAAAAGGAAACAGTGCAGCATTTATCCATTTCTCAACGCTTGAAAGAACAGTATTGGCAAAGAATGCGTGGAAATGTCCGTACTGCGATGGAACAGGCTATTGAGGAACTGGATGCCAGGGGCATGCATGTGGAAATGGGACATAAAGAGGTCGGCGGCATTAAATCAAAAGTGGATGACGGCGGCCATATTTTTGATGTCTGTGAACAGCTGGAATTGGATTGGCTCTTTTCTACCAATCCGTTGCAGGCAGCAGATAATGAATTGACTGCCCGTATTATAATCCGTGAAGTATTTCGCAGAAACGGTCTTGATGTATCTTTTAAGGCAAAACCGATTATCGGGGTTGCAGGAAATGGTGAACATACCCACGTGGGATTTGCCGCCCGCCTTAAGAATGGAAAAGTTTTGAATCTCCTTGCACCGGAAGATTTGAAAAAAGAATATCTTTCTACCATTGGATATGGATTTATCATGGGCGTCTTGAATAATTATGAAGCGACCAATCCATTTATTTCATCTACGACGGACGCGTTTAACCGGCTTAAACCCGGATTTGAAGCACCGGTTTGTATTGTGACATCTCTTGGGCATAAACCGGAGCAGCCCTCTCGGAATAGAAGCATCCTGATCGGTTTAATTCGTGATTTGGGGAATCCAAAGGCGACCCGATTTGAACTTCGTGCGCCAAATCCCTTTACAAATACCTATCTGGCTGTTTCCTGCCTGTACCTGACAGCATTGGATGGTGTGAAATATGCGGTAAATTGCGGAAAGACACCTGATGAACTTTTAAAGGAGCTTTCTAAAACTGCCGGAGAAGATGCCGATTATCTGCAGAAAGAAAGAGAGTACCGCTGCGAGAAGAATGTGTTCGAAGATTATACGCAGGAAGAGCGGGATGCAGTATTCGGGAAACCGCCTGCCACGGTATGGGAAAATGTAAAAATTATGAAAGAAAACCCTGATAAAGTGGCTGTCTTGACGCAGGGGGATGGTATTTCTGACGCTATCGTAGATTCTTTTGTGGCCGGTATTGTATATCGGTGGGAAAATGAGTTGATTGATCGTTTGATTCCGGACACGGAAGCAGCTGTAAAGCGTTATAAGAAACTTATTCATGAAGATGAACTTGATGAAGAACGTTGGGATAGCATCAGTGCCAAGCGTATTGAGCTTATCAAGGATGGCAGGCATAAAAAATGCATCTGTACCAAACTGAAGGAGGCATTGAAGCGAAAGGACTATGATATGGCTTCCAATCTGCAGCGGGAAATGGTCCGCAAGGCGGAAGCACTTGGTGAAGAATATCGTATATATGCTTTGAATATCATCGATTGA
- a CDS encoding GatB/YqeY domain-containing protein — protein MELSIKEQLMADMKTAMKAKEEGRLALGVIRMARAHIRQAEIDDGHADFDDDQVLAVLRKEVKQRKETLAEIKDSGRDDLVEETQKEIAVLEKYLPPEMTEDAVRAVVIDVISALDPERKNLGTAMKAVMAKLKGKADGKVVNRLVRDVLG, from the coding sequence ATGGAGTTGTCAATTAAGGAACAGCTGATGGCAGACATGAAGACTGCCATGAAAGCAAAAGAAGAAGGCCGTTTGGCATTAGGCGTTATCCGTATGGCACGGGCGCATATTCGTCAAGCAGAAATTGACGATGGACACGCGGATTTTGATGATGATCAGGTTCTTGCAGTCCTCCGGAAGGAAGTGAAGCAGCGGAAAGAAACGCTTGCTGAAATTAAGGATTCCGGCAGAGATGACCTGGTTGAGGAAACCCAAAAGGAAATTGCTGTGCTTGAAAAATATCTTCCGCCAGAAATGACAGAAGATGCCGTTCGTGCAGTTGTTATTGATGTGATTTCTGCTTTGGATCCGGAACGAAAAAATCTTGGTACGGCGATGAAAGCAGTCATGGCGAAACTAAAAGGGAAAGCAGATGGAAAAGTGGTTAACCGTCTTGTCCGGGACGTACTCGGCTGA
- the rpsU gene encoding 30S ribosomal protein S21, producing MSEIKVQKGESLDSALRRFKRSCQKAGVLSEVRKREHYEKPSVKRKLKSEAARKRKFK from the coding sequence AAAGGGCGAGTCTTTGGATAGTGCTCTTCGCAGATTTAAACGTTCCTGCCAAAAAGCCGGGGTTCTTTCTGAAGTGAGAAAACGTGAACATTATGAAAAGCCCAGCGTAAAACGTAAACTGAAATCTGAGGCCGCAAGAAAACGTAAGTTTAAGTAA